One Onychostoma macrolepis isolate SWU-2019 chromosome 15, ASM1243209v1, whole genome shotgun sequence DNA segment encodes these proteins:
- the LOC131520894 gene encoding uncharacterized protein LOC131520894 isoform X1: MYSVIREKTNFAVSSCSVMWYLSIVFIFTVYGTHGCVMTSPDQKVNAGTDVHLSCNFSQCPGPLDVMSLSVEWEFKEISSEPKIILYYIRNRTVPLPGVFFQGDVKLGSFDIDLPSVTYKNNGTYLCRLRLNGIFHKNQTHLIVQSALTRRNSPGVNHLQTHPPWWLPLASVASVAGFVLLIGTVFLGRKAYRSTQRENSSKHNMEEVKTSTDTEDKGMTCKMTCVMPQVGFSMPDLADVNSPPSSPDNIYVTMQHGFPFAPDAPVTAGRNRLPSDWQPKDEEPIYVRCHQDLAIRSCCLKYETQNN, translated from the exons atgtattctgTTATAAGGGAGAAAACAAACTTTGCAGTGTCTTCTTGCTCAGTTATGTGGTACCTGTCCATAGTATTTATCTTCACAG TATATGGAACCCATGGTTGTGTGATGACCAGTCCAGACCAGAAGGTTAATGCTGGGACAGATGTCCATTTGTCGTGTAATTTCTCACAATGTCCTGGACCTCTGGACGTCATGTCTCTTAGTGTGGAGTGGGAATTCAAG gagATCTCCTCTGAGCCAAAAATAATCCTCTACTACATCAGAAATCGAACTGTACCACTTCCTGGAGTATTTTTTCAAGGAGATGTCAAATTAGGGAGTTTTGATATAGATCTCCCATCCGTGACCTATAAGAACAATGGAACTTATTTATGTAGATTGCGTCTCAATGGCATTTTTCACAAGAATCAAACACACCTTATTGTGCAATCAG CACTGACCAGGAGAAACAGTCCAGGTGTGAATCATCTGCAGACACATCCACCCTGGTGGTTGCCTCTGGCATCAGTGGCATCAGTGGCTGGGTTCGTGTTACTAATTGGTACAGTGTTTTTGGGGAGGAAAGCTTACAGATCAACCCAGAGAGAAAACAGCTCAAA GCACAATATGGAAGAGGTTAAAACCAGCACTGACACAGAAGACAAGGGAATGACATGCAAG ATGACTTGCGTCATGCCTCAGGTGGGATTCAGCATGCCTGACCTTGCAGACGTGAACAGTCCTCCCAGCAGTCCAGATAACATCTATGTTACCATG CAGCATGGTTTCCCATTCGCACCAGACGCTCCTGTCACAGCTGGACGCAACAGACTTCCCTCTGATTGGCAGCCGAAGGATGAGGAACCCATATATGTCCGCTGCCACCAAGATTTAGCAATCAGATCATGCTGcttaaaatatgagacacagAATAACTGA
- the LOC131520894 gene encoding uncharacterized protein LOC131520894 isoform X4 — MYSVIREKTNFAVSSCSVMWYLSIVFIFTVYGTHGCVMTSPDQKVNAGTDVHLSCNFSQCPGPLDVMSLSVEWEFKEISSEPKIILYYIRNRTVPLPGVFFQGDVKLGSFDIDLPSVTYKNNGTYLCRLRLNGIFHKNQTHLIVQSALTRRNSPGVNHLQTHPPWWLPLASVASVAGFVLLIGTVFLGRKAYRSTQRENSSKHNMEEVKTSTDTEDKGMTCKVGFSMPDLADVNSPPSSPDNIYVTMHGFPFAPDAPVTAGRNRLPSDWQPKDEEPIYVRCHQDLAIRSCCLKYETQNN, encoded by the exons atgtattctgTTATAAGGGAGAAAACAAACTTTGCAGTGTCTTCTTGCTCAGTTATGTGGTACCTGTCCATAGTATTTATCTTCACAG TATATGGAACCCATGGTTGTGTGATGACCAGTCCAGACCAGAAGGTTAATGCTGGGACAGATGTCCATTTGTCGTGTAATTTCTCACAATGTCCTGGACCTCTGGACGTCATGTCTCTTAGTGTGGAGTGGGAATTCAAG gagATCTCCTCTGAGCCAAAAATAATCCTCTACTACATCAGAAATCGAACTGTACCACTTCCTGGAGTATTTTTTCAAGGAGATGTCAAATTAGGGAGTTTTGATATAGATCTCCCATCCGTGACCTATAAGAACAATGGAACTTATTTATGTAGATTGCGTCTCAATGGCATTTTTCACAAGAATCAAACACACCTTATTGTGCAATCAG CACTGACCAGGAGAAACAGTCCAGGTGTGAATCATCTGCAGACACATCCACCCTGGTGGTTGCCTCTGGCATCAGTGGCATCAGTGGCTGGGTTCGTGTTACTAATTGGTACAGTGTTTTTGGGGAGGAAAGCTTACAGATCAACCCAGAGAGAAAACAGCTCAAA GCACAATATGGAAGAGGTTAAAACCAGCACTGACACAGAAGACAAGGGAATGACATGCAAG GTGGGATTCAGCATGCCTGACCTTGCAGACGTGAACAGTCCTCCCAGCAGTCCAGATAACATCTATGTTACCATG CATGGTTTCCCATTCGCACCAGACGCTCCTGTCACAGCTGGACGCAACAGACTTCCCTCTGATTGGCAGCCGAAGGATGAGGAACCCATATATGTCCGCTGCCACCAAGATTTAGCAATCAGATCATGCTGcttaaaatatgagacacagAATAACTGA
- the LOC131520894 gene encoding uncharacterized protein LOC131520894 isoform X2 → MYSVIREKTNFAVSSCSVMWYLSIVFIFTVYGTHGCVMTSPDQKVNAGTDVHLSCNFSQCPGPLDVMSLSVEWEFKEISSEPKIILYYIRNRTVPLPGVFFQGDVKLGSFDIDLPSVTYKNNGTYLCRLRLNGIFHKNQTHLIVQSALTRRNSPGVNHLQTHPPWWLPLASVASVAGFVLLIGTVFLGRKAYRSTQRENSSKHNMEEVKTSTDTEDKGMTCKMTCVMPQVGFSMPDLADVNSPPSSPDNIYVTMHGFPFAPDAPVTAGRNRLPSDWQPKDEEPIYVRCHQDLAIRSCCLKYETQNN, encoded by the exons atgtattctgTTATAAGGGAGAAAACAAACTTTGCAGTGTCTTCTTGCTCAGTTATGTGGTACCTGTCCATAGTATTTATCTTCACAG TATATGGAACCCATGGTTGTGTGATGACCAGTCCAGACCAGAAGGTTAATGCTGGGACAGATGTCCATTTGTCGTGTAATTTCTCACAATGTCCTGGACCTCTGGACGTCATGTCTCTTAGTGTGGAGTGGGAATTCAAG gagATCTCCTCTGAGCCAAAAATAATCCTCTACTACATCAGAAATCGAACTGTACCACTTCCTGGAGTATTTTTTCAAGGAGATGTCAAATTAGGGAGTTTTGATATAGATCTCCCATCCGTGACCTATAAGAACAATGGAACTTATTTATGTAGATTGCGTCTCAATGGCATTTTTCACAAGAATCAAACACACCTTATTGTGCAATCAG CACTGACCAGGAGAAACAGTCCAGGTGTGAATCATCTGCAGACACATCCACCCTGGTGGTTGCCTCTGGCATCAGTGGCATCAGTGGCTGGGTTCGTGTTACTAATTGGTACAGTGTTTTTGGGGAGGAAAGCTTACAGATCAACCCAGAGAGAAAACAGCTCAAA GCACAATATGGAAGAGGTTAAAACCAGCACTGACACAGAAGACAAGGGAATGACATGCAAG ATGACTTGCGTCATGCCTCAGGTGGGATTCAGCATGCCTGACCTTGCAGACGTGAACAGTCCTCCCAGCAGTCCAGATAACATCTATGTTACCATG CATGGTTTCCCATTCGCACCAGACGCTCCTGTCACAGCTGGACGCAACAGACTTCCCTCTGATTGGCAGCCGAAGGATGAGGAACCCATATATGTCCGCTGCCACCAAGATTTAGCAATCAGATCATGCTGcttaaaatatgagacacagAATAACTGA
- the LOC131520894 gene encoding uncharacterized protein LOC131520894 isoform X3, translated as MYSVIREKTNFAVSSCSVMWYLSIVFIFTVYGTHGCVMTSPDQKVNAGTDVHLSCNFSQCPGPLDVMSLSVEWEFKEISSEPKIILYYIRNRTVPLPGVFFQGDVKLGSFDIDLPSVTYKNNGTYLCRLRLNGIFHKNQTHLIVQSALTRRNSPGVNHLQTHPPWWLPLASVASVAGFVLLIGTVFLGRKAYRSTQRENSSKHNMEEVKTSTDTEDKGMTCKVGFSMPDLADVNSPPSSPDNIYVTMQHGFPFAPDAPVTAGRNRLPSDWQPKDEEPIYVRCHQDLAIRSCCLKYETQNN; from the exons atgtattctgTTATAAGGGAGAAAACAAACTTTGCAGTGTCTTCTTGCTCAGTTATGTGGTACCTGTCCATAGTATTTATCTTCACAG TATATGGAACCCATGGTTGTGTGATGACCAGTCCAGACCAGAAGGTTAATGCTGGGACAGATGTCCATTTGTCGTGTAATTTCTCACAATGTCCTGGACCTCTGGACGTCATGTCTCTTAGTGTGGAGTGGGAATTCAAG gagATCTCCTCTGAGCCAAAAATAATCCTCTACTACATCAGAAATCGAACTGTACCACTTCCTGGAGTATTTTTTCAAGGAGATGTCAAATTAGGGAGTTTTGATATAGATCTCCCATCCGTGACCTATAAGAACAATGGAACTTATTTATGTAGATTGCGTCTCAATGGCATTTTTCACAAGAATCAAACACACCTTATTGTGCAATCAG CACTGACCAGGAGAAACAGTCCAGGTGTGAATCATCTGCAGACACATCCACCCTGGTGGTTGCCTCTGGCATCAGTGGCATCAGTGGCTGGGTTCGTGTTACTAATTGGTACAGTGTTTTTGGGGAGGAAAGCTTACAGATCAACCCAGAGAGAAAACAGCTCAAA GCACAATATGGAAGAGGTTAAAACCAGCACTGACACAGAAGACAAGGGAATGACATGCAAG GTGGGATTCAGCATGCCTGACCTTGCAGACGTGAACAGTCCTCCCAGCAGTCCAGATAACATCTATGTTACCATG CAGCATGGTTTCCCATTCGCACCAGACGCTCCTGTCACAGCTGGACGCAACAGACTTCCCTCTGATTGGCAGCCGAAGGATGAGGAACCCATATATGTCCGCTGCCACCAAGATTTAGCAATCAGATCATGCTGcttaaaatatgagacacagAATAACTGA